One genomic region from Nymphaea colorata isolate Beijing-Zhang1983 chromosome 12, ASM883128v2, whole genome shotgun sequence encodes:
- the LOC116265507 gene encoding 3-ketoacyl-CoA thiolase 2, peroxisomal-like, translated as MEKAANRQKVLLGHLSPISLRSSDDHTLRASVCSAGDSAPYHRNAASGDDVVIVASVRSAICKAKRGGFKDTLADDLLAPLLKAVLDKTGLNPGEVGDIVVGTVLAPGSQRASECRMAAFYAGFPETVPVRTVNRQCSSGLQAVADVAAAIKAGFYDIGIGCGIETMSKNPMAWDGTINPRVNEHIQAQNCLLPMGITSENVAHRYAVTRQEQDRASVESHRRAAAATASGKFKDEIVPVQTKVIDPKTGKEESVTIVVDDGIRANASISDLAKLKPVFKKDGTTTAGNSSQVSDGAGAVLLMRRSVAVEKGLPILGVFRSFVAVGVDPAVMGIGPAFAIPAAVKAAGLEISDIDLFEINEAFASQYVYCCKKLDLDPEKVNVNGGAIALGHPLGATGARCVATLLHEMKRRGKDCRFGVVSMCIGTGMGAAAVFERGDSVDQLHNVKKVQAHNLLSRDAL; from the exons ATGGAGAAGGCGGCGAACAGACAGAAAGTTCTGCTGGGCCATCTCAGCCCGATCTCATTACGCAGCTCCGACGATCATACTCTACGA GCTTCGGTTTGTTCTGCTGGGGATAGTGCACCATATCACCGAAATGCTGCTTCTGGGGATGATGTTGTAATTGTAGC TTCTGTCCGAAGTGCAATTTGCAAGGCCAAGCGTGGGGGCTTCAAGGACACATTGGCTGATGACTTACTTGCACCTCTCCTTAAG GCAGTGCTTGACAAGACCGGTCTAAACCCAGGTGAAGTTGGGGACATTGTTGTCGGTACTGTCTTGGCACCAGGATCTCAGAGAGCAAGTGAATGTAGGATGGCAGCATTTTATGCTGGGTTTCCTG AAACTGTACCTGTTAGAACTGTCAATAGACAGTGTTCTTCTGGATTGCAGGCTGTTGCTGATGTTGCTGCTGCAATAAAGGCTGGGTTCTATGACATTG GTATTGGTTGTGGGATAGAGACTATGTCGAAAAACCCTATGGCTTGGGATGGCACCATAAACCCTAGA GTGAATGAACACATACAAGCCCAGAATTGCCTTCTTCCAATGGGCATTACATCTGAAAATGTTGCTCACCGCTATGCCGTGACACGTCAGGAGCAGGATCGGGCTTCT GTTGAATCTCATAGGCGAGCTGCAGCAGCAACTGCCTCTGGTAAATTCAAAGATGAAATTGTTCCTGTGCAAACAAAG GTCATAGATCCGAAAACAGGGAAAGAGGAGAGTGTTACGATTGTGGTAGATGATGGAATTCGGGCAAATGCATCAATCTCAGATCTAGCAAAGCTGAAACCAGTTTTTAAGAAGGATGGGACCACAACTGCTG GTAATTCAAGCCAAGTGAGTGATGGTGCTGGAGCAGTCTTGCTTATGAGGAGATCTGTAGCAGTGGAGAAGGGACTTCCCATACTCGGTGTATTCAG GAGTTTTGTAGCTGTTGGTGTTGACCCTGCAGTCATGGGCATTGGCCCTGCATTTGCAATTCCTGCAGCAGTCAAAGCCGCTGGTCTTGAAATTAGTGATATTGATCTTTTTGAGATAAATGAG GCATTCGCATCTCAATATGTGTATTGCTGCAAGAAGCTGGACCTAGATCCAGAGAAAGTGAATGTTAATGGAGGTGCTATTGCTCTTGGGCATCCTCTAGGTGCTACAG gTGCACGTTGTGTGGCAACTCTGTTGCATGAGATGAAACGTCGAGGAAAAGACTGCAGATTTGGAGTCGTCTCCATGTGCATAG GCACAGGGATGGGGGCTGCTGCTGTTTTCGAGAGGGGAGACTCGGTTGATCAGCTCCACAATGTGAAGAAAGTTCAAGCCCATAATCTACTGTCTCGAGATGCTCTGTGA